Genomic DNA from Taurinivorans muris:
TGGTTGCCTTTTATTTCCGTCATGATGAAATCATAGGCTTTTCCCCCGAACTCGCCTTTTTCAAACACGGGCTCGAAAAAGTAGCCTGCTGAAAACTCCATGCGTTCGCCGCTTTCGATTTTGCGTATGGCTTCGCCGTCCGTAATGGTGACGCTTGCCTGCAAATAAGGTGCGTTATACGCGCAGTCCGTGCCTATGCTGCCAACCCTGTGCTCGCGCTGCGGGTTTTCCGCGCTGTCCACATGGTGCTCCCGCGTTATGGGCAGTCCGTTGAACGTGTGCGCCGCTTTTTTCAGCTCCTCGCCGCTGCGGTAGCCCATGTATATTTTATCAGGGTCAAACCCGAATTCCTTAGACCTTGGAATTTCATAACCGCGGTACGGGTCCACGCTTTCCTTGGTGATGTTGCAAAGCTCCACATGCATAAAACCGTTCACGTCTATGCTGCGCTTGCTTGCGCTGTCCATGACTAAATTTTGTCTGTTCATATTTTTGTCATCTTCCAGTATGGTTATTTCAATGTTGACAACTTCACCTTGCAGGGGTATAGTTTCATCAAAAGCTGGTTGCGAAAAGTGCGAAGGCGCCTCTTTTTGAGGCTCATTTATCCCGTTCGGGGTAAAGTGGTAACCTTCAGCAGTCCCTCCGGCTTTTTTTGTATCTTCTGTTATTTTTGTCACTTTATAGTGGTAGGCTTCGTTTTCGTTTTCCGTATTTTTTCTTGTTCCCACATCAACTTTTATTCCCGCTTTTATCTTTTTGCCGTTAATTTCCTTTTCCACTTCATGTTCAAAATAATGGAATTTAGAAAAGTCATCTCTTGCATGGCTTAAGCCTTTACTTGTCTTGTAATGCTGCAATACGTCCGGCACGTCTTCCAAAAAACTCGCCTTTGTTTCGCTGTCAGCAATTTTTCTTCTGAACTCTTGCCAGCTTCCGCCCGTAAAATGAATATCCGCAGGTTGTCCGTTTATCGTCGCCGTTACGTATTTTCCTTGCAAATTTTCTTGAAAATACTTATGCGCGGCTTCTTTTTTATTGCCGCCGTGTTCCTCAAGATATTGCGCAAAGCTCTTACTTGGTTTTGCATACGGCTTCAATTCGGTTGTTTGCACATCCTTTATTTTTGAAATGTTTTTGCCCATGAAGCCCTGAAACCCGGCAATAACGTTTCCGTTTTCATCAAGTTTGACCTTTTTTCCGCTTTTGAGCGTTATCCATTGTTCCTTGTCTTCCGCCATATCATTTTTTCACACTCGGAACGATCAGCCGGAAGCGGCAGTTGCAATTAATAAGCTCTCCGGGCATTACCCATTTGTTCACGTCCTTGTCGTACATGCCCTTGTTCAAATCAAAGGGCTTGCCATCAAAATGCTTATGGGTTTCACGGCTTGTTTTCGCCCCTGGAATATGCACCCAGCGAGCCTTTGTTATGCCCGTTTCCAAGGCTCTCGCCCGGGAAATGGTTTGCATGGCTTTATTGGTTTGGTCGCGGGCTATGATTTTGGCTTTGCGCTCCGAAACGCCGAAGCGTTCCGTAAGCTCTTTGCGGATGTATTCCATGTCCCGCCCGTTTTTCACCGCCTGCATGATTACTGTCTGCACTTGGTCGAAATACATGGTGTGTATGCTTTTTATGAGGTTCACATTTTCGGCGACGGTCGCCTACAAAATATCGTTCAGCTGCCGTGTCATCCGAAAATCGACGGTAAAGCCTTCTTCCTTCAAAATGGATTTCAGGGAAACGGCAGCCCCTTTTTCCGCACGGCTTGCGAATTTTTTATTACAAAAAACACTTTACTTTTGAAAAATAGTCATTATAATTAATAATGTGGTAACTCCCCCAAATGGGGGCGCATTGGCTTCGACGTGGATAAAGAAGCCAAAGTTGCAGGTCGAGGTGCCGCTGGCCTCGTTAAAAGCGGCAACAATGTAATTGCAAACGACGATTACGCTTACGCATACGCTGCTTAATTGCAGTTATGCCCTTTGGGTTCAATAAGCAACTCACGTCAATCTAGGAAATGTCTGATATCTTAGTGCGATGTCATCCTATCAGGCTGGCAGAACCTTTCGCCTTGCGGGGGAAATGCGAGAACTTACACAAGGCTAACCATGGACAACCGGTTTGAGGGTGACGTGCATGGTGATTTCATACTCAAACTAAACCTGTAGACGCTTTGCGTGGATTGTTCGCGGACGGGGGTTCAACTCCCCCCGCCTCCACCAAACAGAAAAATTTTTCAGTCCGAAAAAATATTTTTACCCATAATATTCAACATATTATGGGCATTTTTTTGTCCTATACTGTCCGATAAGATCCTGCCTAGTCCATATACATGGGGGTACACCATGGTAAATTTAAGCCTGAAACCTGGTATGATAGTTCAAAATGTATACGCGGCATGATTAAAAGTTAATAAGTTTTTCTTATTAATTCCTAATCATTAATATAAAATTTTTCTCTATAATGTATGTAAATGAAACTATATTAATGGGCGATGAACGTTTTTTGATAATAAACACATTACAAGCACAATTTCAGATACGCTTGAGGAACCTGTTGAATTTGTGAGAAAAAACAGCCGAACAAAGACGATTATTGACGATAACGGGCGGCAAGCAAACAAAAAGGAATACCCCATAAAAACAGTGCGTAAGGCGACTTTGAATGCCCTTCCTCTCTGTGATTACAGTATACATACCAAGAATACGCCGATTAGTTTGGTGATGTACCGTGACCGAATGGAAATTATCAAAACCAGCGGGATTTACGACAAGATTTCTGTCAATGACCTAGATAAGATGCGTTGACACAAGAACCCCACGATTTGCTGGCATTTGGAACAATTGAAAACTGCTAAAAATAGATATTCCGGTATCATTATAATGATGTAGAAATTTGTAATAGATAGACTTCCTGAACCAATTTTCAGTATTTGGTACAACAATTTTAAAGTAACCATGAAAAATAACCGTTGATAGAGAAAACAGCACAAGCGAACAAAGTATACTGGAATTTTGCAAAGCCCCACGCACACGCAAGGAACTGATTGACTTTACAGGCAAATCCCGCATCTATACTATGGATAAACTCGTCAATCCCCTCATCTACACCGGCAAACTCAAACTCCCCAACAAACCCAAAAGCTCAAAACAGAGATATGTGAAAGGATAAAAAATTGCGATTATATAACAGGTAATAGAAGCATATAAAATTTTTGAAAGAAATAAATTAAATTCTATTAAAAGTTAAATAAAGACCACCGGCTAAGCCGGTGGTTTTCTCAAGCCCTGGAAGGGCATGTTACTGGCTTGCGCCTTAAGGGCTTTGAACGGTTCGCCAATCGCATTACATTCACAAGCGGCTGCTAAAGCAGCTTACTCATTGCCTTAGGAATTCTTGCCACCCGTAAACGGGGCGTAATACTCTTTCAGCGAGTATTGGTCATTCATCCTATCTTCATTTAGTTGATTTTGGATATATGCTTTTACCGCCTCTTTATTGCGCCCGACTGTATCGACGTAATAGCCTCTGCACCAGAAATGCCTGTTCCGTATTTATATTTCAGATATGCATGTCTATCAAATATCATCAAAGAACTTTTTCCTTTCAGATACCCCATAAATTTGGTATGAGATAAACTTTGACTGTCTTGCATAAGACACTGTCCTCCTTTGGTGTTATGATTGACGAACACATCGAAACATACCAAAGGAGGACAGGCTTGTATCTAAAGATTTTTATTCCACCAGCTTAGCTGGTGGTTTTTTTGAGCTAAAGCGCACAAAAAAGAGATAAATAAATCAATCTGATTTACTTATCTCTTTTCCTTCTGTTACTGCTTCAATTTTTTCTTTTATAGTAGGAGTAAGTGGCATATTATCTAATTTTAAATCAACCTCTATCTTGTTTGTTTTTGGGTTTTCTTTAATAAATCGTTCATTTCTTGTTTCAACAACACCATTACACCAAGCTTTTATTGTAAAAAATAGTAATAAGATAATAATAATATTAGGTAATAAACAAGTTCTTATATCTAAACTATTACCTTTTATAATTGTAAGAACAAAACTAAATAATATATATAAAACATTAATAAGAACGCAGCCAAGTAACAAACAAGTGAATACTAAACGATAAATAGAAACATTATCAATATTATTCAATATAGAACTTGAAAATGTTGTACCAGCTGTAAAAGCAACAATAACAGCAGCAAAAATAGATAAAATTCCAACATATTCTTTTTGAAATCCTTCAATTTTTGATTTTAATCTAGTTACCTTTTTTAGCTCTTTATCATTTTGCAGAGTTAATTCTTTAAGAGTGTTTTGTAATTTTCCAATATTTTTTTTCTCATTATCATATTGTTTAGTTAAATTAGTAAGATTATCTTGTAATTTTTCAATATTTTCTTTCTTTTCTTCATATTCATTTTTTAACTCATTTATTTCTTTTCTTCCTTTCTCTAATGCATTCAATGAAAGATCATTTTCTGCATAACGAGCATATTCAAGATTTATATGATCAAAAAGTTTTACTAAATTTTTATAAATATTTCTTTGAATTCTATTTTGACTAGAAATATTTTCTTTATATTTCAAATAACTATCTTTTAATAAACCAATATTACATATTAAATTTATTATTGAATTTTCATCCCTCTCTTTTATAATTCGATAAAAAGTAGAATAAATATCGGAGTAATAATGTCGAAACTGATATTCTTTACAGGAGTCATTTGTTATATTGTTGTTTAAATAAATATTTTCTAGTCTTTTATAATAAACAGAAAGATTATTTTTTTCTATAAAAGAAGCAGATAATTCAAAGAGAAGATTTTTTAAATCTTCTCTTTTTTTATTGTCTTCAGTAACAAAATCATCCATTACTTTTTATTAACTCTACAGGAATTGTATTATTAAATTTATTATCTTGGTATACTTTATCCCAAGCACTATTAGTTGCATGAGTAATTCTTACAAGTTCCCAAGGATTTTTTTGAACATTATCACTAATTACTTTATCAACCAATGATTTATTAGGGATATCATTTTCTATCTTAGTTGTATCATATACAATAGAAATAGGCATTACACCAAAATTACAATATTCATAATAAACAGTAGGAACAACAGGACCAAACTGCCAAGCTTCTATTCTATCATTAAAGGCAACGCCCATGTTTTTTTGCAAAAATTCCTTTTGAATAAAATACAAAAATTTTTGGAGTTGCAAATTACTTATGGGGATTCCATCACGCGTGCATTTTGTAATAATATAATGAGCCAAATCTAATGCTTTCATTTAATTACCCCCTTTATCATTTTTTCATTTTAAAACGTTCTATATTTAAATTTTAAAACATATATCTTGATAGTCAAGATATATGTTTTTATATATGATTCTAATTCAATTAGCCTACTTGATTTTAAAAAAATTGTAAAGAATATTTTAAAAGCCGTCCTTTACCTCAGTTCCTCAAGTCCCAGTTCGCGGAGAAAAACGTTATGTTTTTCTTTGGCTTGAGCGATTTGCCGCTCCAAATCGTCAAGTTCGTTTTTAACGGCTTTCAGATCGATTATTTCCTCTTCTTCGGCGGTGCTGACGTAGCGTGAGATATTGAGGTTAAAGCCATTTTTTTCGATTTCATCCATGAAAACCATGCGGGAATAGCGGTTTTCCTCGGTTCTGTTTTGATAGGTTTCAACAATTTTATTAATATGTTCATCCAACAGAACATTTTGTCTTTTGCCTTTTTCATAGTTTTCGGCGGCATTGATGAAAAGCACGCCATCATCACGGCGGCATTTTTTCAGCACAAGGATACAAACAGGAATACCCGTGGAGTAAAAAAGATTTTGGGGCAGTCCTATTACGGTATCAATTTTATTTTCTTCCAAGAGTTTTCGGCGTATCCTTTCTTCCACTCCGCCGCGGAACAAAACACCGTGGGGCAGAATAATTGCCATGGTTCCTTCTTGGCTTAAAAAATGGAAGCCGTGCAGAAGAAAAGCAAAATCTGCGGCGGATTTCGGGGCAAGTCCATAATTTTTATAGCGGAAATCTTGGGCAAGGCTTTCATTTGGTTCCCAACGATAACTAAAAGGCGGATTTGCCACTATGGCGTCACACTCTATTTTTTTACCAGGGTTCATTTCTCCGAAAATATCCCATTCGTTAATAAGGGTGTCGCCGTGAAAAATTTCAAATTCATTGTCTTTCACGCCGTGCAGGAGCATATTCATTCTTGCGAGGTTGTATGTGGTGATATTTTTTTCCTGTCCGTAGATTTTGCCGATGGCATTTGTCCTCATTTCTTTGCGGACATTAAGAAGCAAGGAACCTGAACCGCAGGCAAAATCCAGCACGGCATTTAAATAATTTTTTTTCTTATGCGGTTCACGGCAATCGCAGGTGACGATTTTAGACAGGATTTTTGAAATTTGCTGGGGTGTATAAAATTCTCCTGCTTTTTTGCCTGAACCTGCGGCAAACTGTCCGATAAGGTATTCATAAGCGTCACCGAGCAAGTCCCGCTCATTGGGAAATTCGGAAAGTCCCTTGGCAATTTCCGTAATGACATTGCAGAGCATGGCATTTCTGGCAGTATAATTTTTTCCAAGCTTTTCGGAATCCAGATTTACTTCAGAAAACAAGCCCCGAAAGCTGACTTCAAAGGATTCGTTTTCAATATATTTAAAACCGTTCTGCAATGTTGACAATAAATCATTGCTTTGGGTGCGGGCAAGTTCCGTGATATTGCTCCATAAATAATCGGGCTGAATAACATAATGGACTTTACGCCGCATTTGTTTTTCAAACATTTTAGTATCTTCTTTGTTTTTTTCATACCACAAAGCCAGAGGATTTTTAAAGGTACTTTGACTAAGTGCCTGTTCGCAGTCTTCATATTCTTTGCCCAATTCTTTTTTTACGGCGTTTTCGTAGTTATCGGAAAGATAACGCAAAAAGAGAAAAGACAGCATATAATCGCGGAAATCGTCAGGGTTCATTGCTCCGCGCAGTTTATCCGCTATATTCCACAGGGTCTTGCCCAATTCTTTTTGCATTGTTTCTATCATAGTGTTATCCTAATTTTCTCACTGTATTTTTATTAAATTTATAATTTTTTAAAAAATCATAGAATAATTCTTTAAAGTTCTGCTTATTATCATCTACCATTTCAACAGGCTCAAACAAAGAATGTCCCCCATGTGACATAGAATGCAATAACCGACTATATATAACTTTTTTACGTTCTTTATCTCTTTCACTGTCTTCATCAACAATAATACAATCCCCAAATTCAGTGTAACCGTGAAAACTGGCGGTTTTTTCCAATAATGTCCGTAACGTATTAAAGTGATATGTATATAATTTATCTTCTCGAATTGCTGAATCTAATCCTGCTAACAAAGCTATGTGATGAAAAAAAGGTGTTCCTTCAATATTAACGATTTTAAATATCTTTTTACTTTTTTTATAATGTAAATACAGTTTAGCAACTTCATTTGATTTTTTAAAAAAATGGCTGATAACATTAAAAAATAAAGAGTGATGTGTTGAAATTATAAAACGTATACGTTCTTGGTGCGTCATAATTTTATTAATCTGATACGCAACATTTATTGAATTATGTTCATCAAGAGAAGAAATCGGGTCATCAATATAAATATATTTCACCCATCTATAGGCTTGCTCTCCATCAAGAGCAAGCTGAACTATTGCTAAAAAGAAGCACCATTTAAAAATATTTTCTTCTCCACGAGAAATTTTAATATTTTCTTCTATCATAGTTTCCGAAAATTCTCTATAAAAAGAAACTTGTGAATTATTATAATCAATTTTAAAATCAAAGTCAGCAAGTTCTCTTAAAAAAAACTGTATTTTCTCCTCCATTGGGAGCTCGTGAAGACCATTAAAAAACTTTGATTGGCTATTTAAGCGTAAAACTCTTTGATTATCATTTTCTAAATCATTATCCCAAACGAACAAATCTTCAGTAAAAGCATTAAAATATAAGGTATCCCTTTGTAATTCTTCAGGTTGATTTTGATTTAATTGTTTTCCTATGTTTTTAAATTCCATAGACAAACGAGTTTTACCTGTTCCGTTATGGGCAAAACAAATAATATATTTTTTCTTTTCCAAAATATCCCGATAATGCTGTGCTATTTCAGACAAAGAATTAAACTCTTGAACTGATGTATTAGTTGACATCTCCCACCCCGTTTATATTTGGAAATAAGCCTTGCAGTAAGCCTTTTTTATGCTGTTTAAGCTGTTCTATTTTTTGTCGTTGTTTTTCAATCAGTTCATCAACACCGGAAAGAAAATCCGCTATTTTTTGTTGTTCTTGTAAATTTGGAATTAAAATCTTCAAAAATTGATAAACTGAAATATAATATCTTTTATGCTCATCTGCTGAAAAATTTTTTAACTGCAATAATTCAAAAATAAATTTTAAATTATTATTTCCAATAGATTTCAAAATTTTTATTGCTGAAGATTTTACCTTAAATGAAAAAATTACATATTTTTTATCGGTAGTAAAATCATCAAAAATAATTACTGGCACGTTATTATAAATATTATTTTTTTCATTAGTATATCCTAAGATAAAACTTTTGTTGGCAGTTAAAACAGGAGTTCCTATCCCTTGTGAATGCATCTCTTCTACAATATAATTTGTTGGTTGCTCATAACAAAGAACATCTTTAATCATTTTTTCTTCCCATTCTCCTCTGTTTTGGAACTCGGGAAAACGCCATTCGGGAACGCGGCTTTCTCCTTGGGGGAAAAGTTTTTGCAATAGTCCTTTTTTATATTTTTGGAGTGCTGACAGTTTTTTTTCTTCAAGGTCAAGCAGTTCATCAAGGGACGCAAGACAATCCGCTATTTTTTGTTGTTCCGCATAATTTGGCAATGCTAAAGGCAGCTCAAATAAATGCCTTGTGTCAAAACTTAAAGCACCGTGAGCCCTTGCTCCAACCTCAATAAATTTTTTTAACCATTTCCCATGATAGTTAATTTGGAAAAGCTGGTCTAAAAATTGCGGAACAAAATAATCTTTATCTATTGAAAAACAAACAAAAATACTATTAGGCAATGCCGCTTCATCATAATCTTTCAGCATTGCTATATAACCTTGCGGATATTGCTTGGTTGAACTTTTATTATAAGCAAAATCAAATTTATTAATAACAAAATAATTCTTGTATGAATTTCCTGCTATTTCTTTTCCAAATTTTTCAACTTGAGGAATTAACCCTTGTCCTGCTGTAACACTTAATAATAAGTATTTTTTATCTTTTGCTCTTTTAGTTATTTCAACCGCAATTTCTCCTAATTCCTTAATTTCCCATTCACCTGAGAACTCGGGAAAACGCAGTTTCGGAACTATATTACTTGTTTTCATAGGCTCCCAATCCTGAAATCTCTTTACCGTCATTGAGCTTATACAAAAGGGGCGTTAAATTGTCCATTAAGGCTATTTCTTTTTTTGCCCGTTCACGCCAGCCAAGCTCCAAGGGAGCAAAAAGCTCTGTCAGTTTTTCCGCGTCAAAAATATCCCTTTTGACAGTTTCATCCACAAAAGCCTGCAAGGCCTCAAGAGCAAGATTAAATTCCTCTGCCAAAGCAAGAATGGCATTTTTGATTTTATTTTCTTTAAAAAGCAAATAACCCTGCTTGATTTCTTCTTCCGTAAGCGGGGTATTTTCTTTTAAAGACAGAATATAATCTCTTATATCTTCTTTTTCGTCCATGAAATTGGAAGTGGAGAAAAGCAAATTAAGCAGTTCTTTTCTGGACATGACCACTTTCTTATCAGGCTGGGTAAAGTCCGCAATAAGTTTCATGATATAATCATAATCAATGATTGCGGAAGAAAACAGCACAAATTCAAAATCCGTCTGTTCTGCACTTTCTTTTTCCGGAGAATCTTCCTTATACTGTTTTTCCCGCAGTTTTTGGGCTGTTTCCAAATATTTGCTGCGGAAAGAAACGTGCAACGCTTCGGGCAGAAGATTTTCGATTTCTTCTTTTTCTTCCTGCTCCAAGTCCGTATATTGGTCCAAACGGGTTTTTAAACGCTGTACTTCCTTAAATGCATTGATAAAACCACAGCGGGCAATATCACCTTTTAAATTGTCCACGTCTTCGGGTTTAAAGTCCAAGCCTTGATTTTGCATGAAGTTTTTCAATGCCGTTACTTTTTCGTGCAGCTGTTCTATCACCTTGGGTGCAGGGTCAACAAGCCAGATTTCTTTTGCATTGTCGGCATTGTCTTCGCCTGAAAACAGTTTAATGGCTTTATCCACTTCTTCGCCCTGCTGTCTGAAATCCACAATATTGCCATAGGGTTTTGTATCGTTCAAAATCCTGTTCGTACGGGAAAATGCCTGTATCAGTCCGTGATATTTCAAGTTCTTATCCACATACAGCGTATTTAAAAATTTGGAATCAAAGCCCGTCAAAAGCATATCCACCACAATGGTTATGTCTATTTTTTTCTCTTTATATTCACTGCTCGGATATTGCTGATTTTTTATGCGCTGCTGTATATCCTGATAATAGGCGTCAAATTCTTCTATGACGTGAGCTGTGCCGTAGCAGGCATTATAATCTGCCATAATCTTTTTCAGGGCGGATTTTTTGCCTTCAGGGTCTACTTTGTTGTCTTCCTGTTCTTGGAGCAAATCTTCCTGTATTTGCATGGTGTCTTTGTTGCCCTCGGCAGGAGGGGAAAATACGCAGGCTATATGCAGGGGAACAAAACTCGGATTGCTTTGTGCTGTTTCGTTTTGTATCTGCTTAAAGAGTTCATAATATTCTATGGCGTCATTAATGGACGCTGTGGCAAAAACCGCATTGTATTTTTTGGAAAAAGTCAGGGCATTGTGCTTTTCCAAAATTGTTTTGATAATGCTTCGTTTATAATTTTTATCTTTGGGGTTTGCAGTTTCTGCGGATTTAAAATATTCCACATGGAAACGCAAAACGGTTCTGTCTTCTATTGCATTGGTGATAGTGTATTTATGCAGGCAATTTTGGAAAATGTCCTGTGTTGTTTTGTAGGAAGCCTGCATGCCCGAAATTTGGCGTACTACGGCATTGTCGGGAAAAATCGGCGTACCCGTAAAACCGAAAAGCTGGGCTTTTGGGAAAAATTCCTTGATAAGCTGATGATTTTCCCCGAATTGGGAACGGTGGCATTCGTCAAAAATAATCACAACCCTTTTGTCACGCAAAGGTTTTAAAATTTCCGCATAAGTTTCTTTGCCCTTGGTTTTGCGTTTCTCGTTGCGGACGCTGTTTTCATTGAGTGCCAAGCCCAATTTTTGTATGGTGGTTACAATTACTTTGTCTTTGTAATCATCGGAAAGAAGACGGGTTACCAAAGCGGCTGTATTGGTGTTTTCTTCCACACAGCCTTTTTGAAATTTATTAAACTCATCTCTGGTCTGTTTATCAAGGTCTTTTCTGTCTACCACAAAAAGACATTTTTCAATATCTTCGTTTTCTTTTAAAATCGTGGACGCTTTAAAAGATGTCAGCGTTTTTCCGCTGCCTGTGGTGTGCCAGATATAGCCGTTGCCGCGGTTCTCGTCT
This window encodes:
- a CDS encoding type I restriction-modification system subunit M, whose product is MIETMQKELGKTLWNIADKLRGAMNPDDFRDYMLSFLFLRYLSDNYENAVKKELGKEYEDCEQALSQSTFKNPLALWYEKNKEDTKMFEKQMRRKVHYVIQPDYLWSNITELARTQSNDLLSTLQNGFKYIENESFEVSFRGLFSEVNLDSEKLGKNYTARNAMLCNVITEIAKGLSEFPNERDLLGDAYEYLIGQFAAGSGKKAGEFYTPQQISKILSKIVTCDCREPHKKKNYLNAVLDFACGSGSLLLNVRKEMRTNAIGKIYGQEKNITTYNLARMNMLLHGVKDNEFEIFHGDTLINEWDIFGEMNPGKKIECDAIVANPPFSYRWEPNESLAQDFRYKNYGLAPKSAADFAFLLHGFHFLSQEGTMAIILPHGVLFRGGVEERIRRKLLEENKIDTVIGLPQNLFYSTGIPVCILVLKKCRRDDGVLFINAAENYEKGKRQNVLLDEHINKIVETYQNRTEENRYSRMVFMDEIEKNGFNLNISRYVSTAEEEEIIDLKAVKNELDDLERQIAQAKEKHNVFLRELGLEELR
- a CDS encoding AAA family ATPase; amino-acid sequence: MSTNTSVQEFNSLSEIAQHYRDILEKKKYIICFAHNGTGKTRLSMEFKNIGKQLNQNQPEELQRDTLYFNAFTEDLFVWDNDLENDNQRVLRLNSQSKFFNGLHELPMEEKIQFFLRELADFDFKIDYNNSQVSFYREFSETMIEENIKISRGEENIFKWCFFLAIVQLALDGEQAYRWVKYIYIDDPISSLDEHNSINVAYQINKIMTHQERIRFIISTHHSLFFNVISHFFKKSNEVAKLYLHYKKSKKIFKIVNIEGTPFFHHIALLAGLDSAIREDKLYTYHFNTLRTLLEKTASFHGYTEFGDCIIVDEDSERDKERKKVIYSRLLHSMSHGGHSLFEPVEMVDDNKQNFKELFYDFLKNYKFNKNTVRKLG
- a CDS encoding restriction endonuclease subunit S, coding for MKTSNIVPKLRFPEFSGEWEIKELGEIAVEITKRAKDKKYLLLSVTAGQGLIPQVEKFGKEIAGNSYKNYFVINKFDFAYNKSSTKQYPQGYIAMLKDYDEAALPNSIFVCFSIDKDYFVPQFLDQLFQINYHGKWLKKFIEVGARAHGALSFDTRHLFELPLALPNYAEQQKIADCLASLDELLDLEEKKLSALQKYKKGLLQKLFPQGESRVPEWRFPEFQNRGEWEEKMIKDVLCYEQPTNYIVEEMHSQGIGTPVLTANKSFILGYTNEKNNIYNNVPVIIFDDFTTDKKYVIFSFKVKSSAIKILKSIGNNNLKFIFELLQLKNFSADEHKRYYISVYQFLKILIPNLQEQQKIADFLSGVDELIEKQRQKIEQLKQHKKGLLQGLFPNINGVGDVN
- a CDS encoding type I restriction endonuclease subunit R encodes the protein MQNEAQLEKDFIESLKEHGYTYRNDIKDRANLEQNFRRIFEKRNYCHLSDSEFARLKEMLTISDVFEASKFLREKNTFKRDDDTPLVFDLLNTKDWCKNEFEIVSQLRINTENSFQRYDVIILINGLPLVQIELKSILSSPKKAMEQIVRYKNEPGNGYFNSLLCFMQLFIVSNGGSTYYFSNNRSKHFSFNADELFLPIYQYADENNQKISNLFDFAKTFLKRCQLAELIGRYMVLVECEQKMLIMRPYQINAVKAIIKSIDENRGNGYIWHTTGSGKTLTSFKASTILKENEDIEKCLFVVDRKDLDKQTRDEFNKFQKGCVEENTNTAALVTRLLSDDYKDKVIVTTIQKLGLALNENSVRNEKRKTKGKETYAEILKPLRDKRVVIIFDECHRSQFGENHQLIKEFFPKAQLFGFTGTPIFPDNAVVRQISGMQASYKTTQDIFQNCLHKYTITNAIEDRTVLRFHVEYFKSAETANPKDKNYKRSIIKTILEKHNALTFSKKYNAVFATASINDAIEYYELFKQIQNETAQSNPSFVPLHIACVFSPPAEGNKDTMQIQEDLLQEQEDNKVDPEGKKSALKKIMADYNACYGTAHVIEEFDAYYQDIQQRIKNQQYPSSEYKEKKIDITIVVDMLLTGFDSKFLNTLYVDKNLKYHGLIQAFSRTNRILNDTKPYGNIVDFRQQGEEVDKAIKLFSGEDNADNAKEIWLVDPAPKVIEQLHEKVTALKNFMQNQGLDFKPEDVDNLKGDIARCGFINAFKEVQRLKTRLDQYTDLEQEEKEEIENLLPEALHVSFRSKYLETAQKLREKQYKEDSPEKESAEQTDFEFVLFSSAIIDYDYIMKLIADFTQPDKKVVMSRKELLNLLFSTSNFMDEKEDIRDYILSLKENTPLTEEEIKQGYLLFKENKIKNAILALAEEFNLALEALQAFVDETVKRDIFDAEKLTELFAPLELGWRERAKKEIALMDNLTPLLYKLNDGKEISGLGAYENK
- a CDS encoding phage minor head protein — translated: MYFDQVQTVIMQAVKNGRDMEYIRKELTERFGVSERKAKIIARDQTNKAMQTISRARALETGITKARWVHIPGAKTSRETHKHFDGKPFDLNKGMYDKDVNKWVMPGELINCNCRFRLIVPSVKK
- a CDS encoding Panacea domain-containing protein, which produces MKALDLAHYIITKCTRDGIPISNLQLQKFLYFIQKEFLQKNMGVAFNDRIEAWQFGPVVPTVYYEYCNFGVMPISIVYDTTKIENDIPNKSLVDKVISDNVQKNPWELVRITHATNSAWDKVYQDNKFNNTIPVELIKSNG
- a CDS encoding DUF2213 domain-containing protein produces the protein MAEDKEQWITLKSGKKVKLDENGNVIAGFQGFMGKNISKIKDVQTTELKPYAKPSKSFAQYLEEHGGNKKEAAHKYFQENLQGKYVTATINGQPADIHFTGGSWQEFRRKIADSETKASFLEDVPDVLQHYKTSKGLSHARDDFSKFHYFEHEVEKEINGKKIKAGIKVDVGTRKNTENENEAYHYKVTKITEDTKKAGGTAEGYHFTPNGINEPQKEAPSHFSQPAFDETIPLQGEVVNIEITILEDDKNMNRQNLVMDSASKRSIDVNGFMHVELCNITKESVDPYRGYEIPRSKEFGFDPDKIYMGYRSGEELKKAAHTFNGLPITREHHVDSAENPQREHRVGSIGTDCAYNAPYLQASVTITDGEAIRKIESGERMEFSAGYFFEPVFEKGEFGGKAYDFIMTEIKGNHIALVETGRAGADVCVADSKKNSTGCTGATHPPNGDTVVCDGEGRAPMQMESRAVRAKQSHPKGRIAICAGEKRSVQKWTAKQPLFSQARAGAWQDTVCAELF